One region of Oncorhynchus mykiss isolate Arlee chromosome 8, USDA_OmykA_1.1, whole genome shotgun sequence genomic DNA includes:
- the LOC110530022 gene encoding leptin receptor gene-related protein, producing the protein MAGIKALVGLSFSGAIGLTFLLLSCALEQYGVYWPLFVLFFYVLAPIPTFISRRLSDDSDVASNACRELAYFLTTGIVVSAFALPIIMARRAVIQLGACGLVMAGNVVIFLTILGFFLGFGGGDDFS; encoded by the exons CACTGGTTGGGTTGTCCTTCAGTGGAGCCATTGGCTTGACATTCCTCCTGTTGAGCTGTGCCTTGGAGCAATATGG GGTGTACTGGCCCCTCTTCGTCCTTTTCTTCTATGTACTCGCTCCTATCCCCACCTTTATATCCAGAAGGCTCAGTGATGACAGTGATGTGGCCAGCAACGCATGCAGAGAGCTGGCATACTTCTTGACTACGGGAATTGTGGTATCTGCGTTCGCGCTTCCCATCATAATGGCCCGACGTGCAGTA ATCCAGTTGGGGGCCTGTGGCCTGGTGATGGCCGGCAACGTTGTCATCTTCCTCACCATCCTTGGCTTCTTCCTGGGGTTTGGAGGGGGAGACGACTTCAgctag